One genomic segment of Primulina tabacum isolate GXHZ01 chromosome 9, ASM2559414v2, whole genome shotgun sequence includes these proteins:
- the LOC142555863 gene encoding LOW QUALITY PROTEIN: leucine--tRNA ligase, chloroplastic/mitochondrial-like (The sequence of the model RefSeq protein was modified relative to this genomic sequence to represent the inferred CDS: deleted 1 base in 1 codon): MLIQIQPSPWIQFLAPPPLDSHLRRRQLHLQYRRYCIASCRLRTSHCVGNGTSINGLVQEEVEETNTEKENESRRAYPFQEIEANWQRYWEENKTFRTPDEIDTSKPKFYVLDMFPYPSGAGLHVGHPLGYTATDILARLKRMQGFNVLHPMGWDAFGLPAEQYAIETGAHPKFTTMKNIDRFRSQLKLLGFSYDWDREICTTEPEYYKWTQWIFLQLLKRGLAYQAEVPVNWCPALGTVLANEEVVDGVSERGGHPVIRKPMRQWMLKITAYADRLLEDLDDLDWPESVKEMQKNWIGRSEGAELQFHVLDDDGPERDLKITVYTTRPDTIFGATYLVLAPEHELLSSIVSNAKSQDVEEYIEMASRKSDLERTELQKEKTGVFTGCYAINPVNDEAIPIWVADYVLGSYGTGAIMAVPAHDARDREFSLKYKLPIYEVVTPGNCSFSYLNNAYTGEGTIVNSSSSRSGLNINGLNSKDAASRVIEWLEITGNGMKKVNYKLRDWLFARQRYWGEPIPVIFPDDTGEVKPISEAELPLTLPELDDFTPTGTGEPPLTKALSWVKTIDSTSGRPARRETNTMPQWAGSCWYYLRFMDPSNSLALVDKEKEKYWSPVDVYVGGAEHAVLHLLYARFWHKVLFDIGVVSTKEPFKCVINQGIILGEVQYLAFKDPDGNLVSADLVDPMGKFSQESITEDQIIKSGDSFVLKGNPGIRLIARACKMSKSRGNVINPDDVVSEYGADSLRLYEMFMGPFRDSKTWSTSGIEGVHRFLARVWRLIVGSPSPDGKFRDGTVDLDGEPTVEQLSVLHRCISKVTEEIEGTRFNTGISAMMEFTNAAYKWEKLPRSIVEDFVLLLSPYAPHIAEELWSRLGHSTSLAYKPFPKVNAAFLKESTVVLPVQINGKTRGTIEVEETCKEEDAFKLASLDSKLSKFLSGKTIKKRIYVPKKILNVILAPEGSKVAR, translated from the exons ATGCTCATACAGATACAGCCGTCTCCGTGGATTCAGTTCTTGGCACCGCCACCTTTGGATTCTCACCTACGCCGCAGACAATTACATCTGCAGTACCGCCGTTATTGTATAGCATCTTGCAGACTCCGAACATCCCATTGCGTTGGTAATGGTACAAGTATTAATGGGCTAGTACAAGAAGAAGTTGAGGAAACTAATACCGAGAAAGAGAATGAATCGAGAAGAGCATACCCTTTTCAAGAAATAGAGGCTAACTGGCAGCGATACTGGGAGGAGAACAAGACTTTTCGGACGCCTGATGAGATTGATACCTCCAAGCCTAAATTTTATGTACTCGACATGTTCCCTTATCCGAG TGGGGCTGGTTTACATGTTGGCCACCCTCTTGGATACACCGCTACTGATATCCTTGCAAGACTTAAACGGATGCAGGGTTTCAATGTGTTGCATCCAATGGGTTGGGATGCATTTGGTTTA CCTGCTGAGCAATATGCCATAGAG ACTGGGGCACATCCAAAATTCACgacaatgaaaaatattgaccGATTCCGCTCCCAG CTCAAATTGTTAGGCTTCTCATATGACTGGGATCGAGAAATTTGCACCACAGAGCCTGAGTATTATAAATGGACACAGTGGATATTTTTGCAGCTTTTGAAGAGAGGATTGGCATATCAG GCTGAAGTTCCTGTCAACTGGTGCCCTGCACTTGGCACTGTACTGGCAAATGAAGAAGTGGTGGATGGTGTAAGTGAGCGTGGGGGCCACCCTGTAATAAGAAaa CCAATGCGGCAATGGATGCTGAAGATTACTGCATATGCTGATCGCCTTCTTGAAGATTTAGATGATCTTGACTGGCCAGAAAGTGTTAAGGAAATGCAGAAGAACTGGATTGGCAGATCAGAAGGAGCAGAGCTACAATTTCATGTCCTTGACGATGATGGACCGGAAAGAGATCTTAAAATCACTGTTTATACAACGAGGCCTGACACGATCTTTGGGGCGAC CTACTTAGTCCTTGCAccagaacacgagctattgtcGTCCATTGTATCCAATGCCAAAAGCCAAGAT GTAGAAGAATACATCGAAATGGCTTCTAGAAAGAGTGATCTCGAAAGGACTGAGCTCCAAAAGGAAAAGACCGGGGTCTTCACTGGTTGCTATGCAATAAATCCAGTTAATGATGAGGCTATTCCAATTTGGGTTGCTGATTATGTTTTGGGAAG CTATGGGACAGGAGCAATAATGGCTGTACCTGCGCATGATGCACGTGACCGAGAGTTTTCTTTGAAGTACAAGCTTCCAATATATGAGGTAGTGACACCGGGTAACTGCAGTTTCAGTTACTTGAACAACGCTTACACTGGTGAAGGTACTATCGTAAATTCATCGAGTTCAAGATCAGGGCTCAACATTAATGGTCTAAATAGCAAAGATGCTGCTTCTAGAGTCATTGAGTGGCTTGAAATTACTGGAAATGGGATGAAAAAG GTTAACTATAAGTTAAGGGACTGGCTTTTTGCCAGGCAACGTTATTGGGGAGAGCCTATCCCAGTCATTTTTCCAGACGATACAGGTGAAGTCAAACCTATATCCGAAGCTGAGCTACCTCTTACCCTTCCCGAGTTGGATGATTTTACTCCTACTGGAACAGGGGAACCACCACTCACAAAGGCTCTCTCTTGG GTAAAAACAATTGATTCTACCTCTGGCAGGCCTGCTCGACGAGAAACAAATACAATGCCGCAGTGGGCGGGCTCTTGCTG GTACTATCTGAGATTTATGGATCCTTCTAATTCTCTGGCATTGGTTGacaaggaaaaagaaaa GTATTGGAGCCCTGTTGATGTGTATGTTGGTGGTGCTGAGCATGCCGTTCTTCATTTGCTTtatgctagattttggcacaaG GTTCTCTTTGATATCGGTGTTGTGTCAACAAAGGAACCTTTTAAATGCGTCATAAACCAGGGAATAATACTCGGTGAA GTGCAATATCTGGCATTTAAGGATCCTGATGGGAATTTGGTGTCTGCAGACTTGGTCGACCCAATGGGTAAATTCAGTCAAGAAAGCATAACTGAGGACCAG ATAATAAAGTCTGGTGATTCTTTTGTGCTTAAAGGCAATCCTGGTATCCGCTTAATTGCCCGTGCTTGCAAGATGAGTAAAAGTAGGGGAAATGTCATTAATCCTGATGATGTCGTTTCTGAGTATGGTGCAGATTCTCTTCGATTATATGAAATGTTCATGGGTCCATTTAG AGACTCGAAAACATGGAGTACTAGTGGTATCGAAGGTGTTCACCGTTTCCTGGCCAGAGTGTGGAGATTGATTGTTGGTTCTCCATCCCCCGATGGTAAATTCAGAGATGGAACAGTTGATTTAGATGGGGAACCTACTGTTGAACAACTTAGTGTTCTTCATAGATGTATCAGTAAG GTAACTGAAGAAATTGAAGGAACGCGGTTCAATACTGGAATTTCTGCTATGATGGAATTCACAAATGCGGCATATAAG tgGGAGAAACTACCAAGATCCATTGTCGAagattttgttttgttgctTTCACCCTATGCACCACACATTGCTGAGGAGCTGTGGTCCCGTCTTGGACACTCAACTTCACTGGCTTACAAGCCTTTCCCCAAG GTGAATGCTGCTTTCTTGAAGGAGTCGACTGTGGTGCTACCTGTACAGATAAATGGTAAGACCAGAGGAACCATAGAGGTTGAAGAAACTTGCAAAGAAGAAGATGCCTTTAAACTTGCTTCATTGGATTCAAAACTGTCCAAGTTTCTGTCTGGGAAAACGATCAAAAAGAGAATCTATGTTCCCAAGAAGATTTTGAACGTTATTTTGGCTCCAGAAGGCTCCAAGGTGGCTCGATAA
- the LOC142556699 gene encoding LOW QUALITY PROTEIN: homeobox protein SBH1-like (The sequence of the model RefSeq protein was modified relative to this genomic sequence to represent the inferred CDS: inserted 1 base in 1 codon), with translation MMEGGGGGSSSLVAFGENSHELGPMLIMPPTVDINNNIFLPPANHQGLINRHGSLTVDVSSMMLEEHHNNRNISTSTAYYLTENNNDAGSGYVKAKIMAHPYYHRLLAAYIDCQKVGTDEVVARLEEACASAAAMGQQGTSCVGEDPALDQFMEAYCEMLAKYEQELSKPFKEAMLLLSRFECQFKSLSLSPMDSACGEAMDRNGSSEEDVDVNTSTIDPQAEDHELKGQLLRKYSGYLGSLKQEFMKKRKKGKLPKEARQQLLDWWSKHYKWPYPSEAQKLALTESTGLDQKQINNWFINQRKRHWKPSEDMLFVVIXHFYMDNVLGNPFPMDMSSTFL, from the exons ATGATGGAAGGTGGCGGCGGCGGCTCCAGTAGTTTGGTGGCTTTTGGAGAAAATAGCCATGAGCTTGGTCCTATGTTAATTATGCCTCCAACGGTAGACATCAACAATAACATATTTCTTCCTCCCGCTAATCATCAAGGTTTAATTAATCGACACGGCAGTTTAACTGTCGATGTTAGTTCCATGATGCTTGAGGAACATCATAACAACAGGAACATAAGTACAAGTACTGCGTATTATTTAACGGAGAATAATAATGATGCTGGCAGCGGCTACGTGAAGGCGAAGATCATGGCGCATCCTTACTACCACCGCCTCTTGGCCGCCTATATTGACTGTCAAAAGGT TGGTACTGATGAAGTGGTGGCGAGACTAGAAGAAGCCTGCGCATCTGCCGCTGCGATGGGGCAACAAGGCACAAGCTGCGTCGGCGAAGATCCCGCGCTCGACCAATTCATGGAGGCTTACTGTGAAATGCTGGCGAAATATGAGCAAGAACTGTCGAAACCCTTCAAGGAAGCTATGCTTTTACTCTCAAGATTTGAGTGCCAGTTCAAATCTCTCTCTCTATCTCCTATGGATTCTG CTTGTGGGGAAGCAATGGATAGAAATGGTTCGTCAGAGGAAGACGTGGATGTGAACACCAGCACAATTGACCCTCAAGCAGAAGATCATGAACTGAAAGGTCAATTGTTGCGGAAATACAGTGGATACTTGGGGAGCCTGAAGCAAGAATTCatgaagaaaagaaagaaaggaaagctGCCTAAAGAAGCCCGGCAACAGTTACTCGACTGGTGGAGCAAGCATTACAAATGGCCATATCCATCA GAAGCCCAGAAGCTGGCGCTTACTGAATCGACCGGCCTGGATCAAAAGCAGATAAACAACTGGTTTATTAACCAAAGGAAGCGACACTGGAAACCCTCCGAAGACATGCTGTTCGTCGTAA CACACTTTTACATGGACAATGTTTTGGGCAATCCCTTTCCGATGGACATGTCGTCTACGTTTCTCTGA